In Zingiber officinale cultivar Zhangliang chromosome 9B, Zo_v1.1, whole genome shotgun sequence, the genomic window ACAACAATGTGCGACGGAGGATTTTGAAGGCTAAATTAgagttagtgaaaaaataagagGGAGATCAGGGGAGGAAGAAAAAAATGAGATAGAGAAAAAACAGATTCAActtaggaaaagaaaaaacaaatatTCATGCTTACTGTCAAAGAGGCATCATTCGATTTCCGATAAATACAAATATTGTTTCGGAGTATCTAGTACCCTGTGTCTAAGAAGACCGTTCGGTTAAGACTGAATAAgtcatgatttatttaattttagagTACGTAGAGTCGTTTTGGAGGGACCGACAACTCCACCTTTTTGCCCTCCCATATATTTGAAAGTATATATAGATTATTAAAAaggtaaaaaattataataataaaatgcGTGGGCGACtgatttaataaatttctaataaaaattaatgataaaatattttttctttttccaaaaagaaaaataaagacctTTTTAAAgggtttcttttttttaaaaaaaaatagcaaaataaAGTCATTTTCCCTTTCCTCTTTCCCTCTCCAATCGTCGTTCTCGTGTATAAAAATGACTCTGCATTCCTTTCCTTAATCCACTTCATTCCCAACTCCGCCCTCGCCATGGCCAaccagccgccgccgccgccgccgccggaggGCATCAGCGATGACTTCTTCGAGCAGATATTCTCTATTCCTCCCTCCTACGACCCCTCCGGggacgccgccgccgccggtgCCGGTGGAGGCTCGTTGCCCCTTGGGCTCAGCTTGGAGCAAGGCTCCTCCGGAGGGAAACGGATCCGCGATAACCCATACGGGAAGGCGGTGAGTGGACACTTATTTCTTCACTCTATTCTCCTCGTTTTGCTTTTCGTTCTTACCATTATAACCGCCTCTGCGCCCGAAAGGAAGGGTTTTGGTGTTGTGTGCGCTTGTTTTTTGATGCTTGTTTGAAGGAAAAATGTGACCTTTTCTTTGGATCTCACCTTGTTCCTGTGGTTTTGGATCAGGAGAGGGATACGTTTCCATCGGCGGCGTTGTTTCCTCCTGGATTCGGGCACATCCAATCGCATCATATTCGACCTAACCCCCCTCCTCAGGTTCGCTGATTTCTGACAGTTCTTGTTTTGTGTTTTGGTAAACCCGTTTTCCCAAATTACTTCTAAATCCTGTCGCTGTCATTTGCTGCTTACATCTATATGGATTTATCGGAAGTATTCTAAATTCTAATCTTGTATTGCCCCACGATCTTATCATCGCTGTAATTTACAATAACGGAAAAAATTCTTGTATTCgttaaacatgaaattgaaaagaAATTTGCGAATTCCATGTTTAGCATCTCCATTGTAAACTAGGctgaagaatatttaaaaagggAAGTTTCTCTTTGCTGAATTTCGTATACTATTGCTTCCTCTCCTGTCTATTCTCCTTTTGTTCTTGTCTAGTGGTTGTTATTTCTGATACTCATAGAAGGGTCTCAAGTTTTGTTGCCTACTTTCTTGTTATTTCTGATTCTGTTAGAGGTTGTGTTATTGGCCGCTACTTCTgtttgaaattttcttttgattttGCAGGTTTTCCATGGTCAAGCAAAGCAAGGTGGATTTTCTGCAATGCCACAACATGCAGCTCCACGAACAAAGGTGCGGGCAAGGCGTGGCCAGGCTACTGACCCTCACAGCATTGCTGAACGGGTATGTTCTAGAGTAAATAAAACACATCCATTAACTAGACTCTTTGCCTCACTTGAGGGTCATAAGGCCCATTTCACTTTTTTTATGTATCTTTCCCCTACTCttgagtttgatttttttttttcttcagaaGTGTTTTTGAGATCAAATTGTCCAATCTTGTTGTCAGCAGTATCTCTTTTATGACATCTGGTCTTGAAGTATTGTGCGTGCGTGCGTGCGtgcgtgtgtgtgtgtgagagagagagagagagagagtcaaATTGTCCAATCTTGTTGTCATTGGTATTTCTTTTATGGCATCTGGCCTTGAAGTATTGAGAGAATAA contains:
- the LOC122023726 gene encoding transcription factor UNE12-like isoform X2, yielding MANQPPPPPPPEGISDDFFEQIFSIPPSYDPSGDAAAAGAGGGSLPLGLSLEQGSSGGKRIRDNPYGKAERDTFPSAALFPPGFGHIQSHHIRPNPPPQVFHGQAKQGGFSAMPQHAAPRTKVRARRGQATDPHSIAERLRRERIAERIRALQELVPNTNKVLSMSRLGGTGAVAQLIADIPVSVEGEPSKSGSHQHVWEKWSTDGTERQVAKLMEEDIGAAMQFLQSKALCMMPVSLAMAIYDTHQPEAQSVKHEPSTPS
- the LOC122023726 gene encoding transcription factor UNE12-like isoform X3; this encodes MANQPPPPPPPEGISDDFFEQIFSIPPSYDPSGDAAAAGAGGGSLPLGLSLEQGSSGGKRIRDNPYGKAERDTFPSAALFPPGFGHIQSHHIRPNPPPQVFHGQAKQGGFSAMPQHAAPRTKVRARRGQATDPHSIAERLRRERIAERIRALQELVPNTNKTDRAVMLDEILDYVKFLRLQVKGEPSKSGSHQHVWEKWSTDGTERQVAKLMEEDIGAAMQFLQSKALCMMPVSLAMAIYDTHQPEAQSVKHEPSTPS
- the LOC122023726 gene encoding transcription factor UNE12-like isoform X4 encodes the protein MANQPPPPPPPEGISDDFFEQIFSIPPSYDPSGDAAAAGAGGGSLPLGLSLEQGSSGGKRIRDNPYGKAERDTFPSAALFPPGFGHIQSHHIRPNPPPQVFHGQAKQGGFSAMPQHAAPRTKVRARRGQATDPHSIAERLRRERIAERIRALQELVPNTNKTDRAVMLDEILDYVKFLRLQVKVLSMSRLGGTGAVAQLIADIPVSVETRHFRESPASLAAINMYGRSGPPMARNGK